One window of Manihot esculenta cultivar AM560-2 chromosome 17, M.esculenta_v8, whole genome shotgun sequence genomic DNA carries:
- the LOC110605291 gene encoding ubiquitin-conjugating enzyme E2 variant 1A: MGSEGSSVVVPRNFRLLEELERGEKGIGDGTVSYGMDDADDIYMQSWTGTIIGPPNTVHEGRIYQLKLFCGKDYPDNPPSIRFQTRINMTCVNPETGVVEPSLFPMLAKWRRECTMEDILTQLKKEMMSPQNRKLAQPPEGNEEARMDQKGLVLKCCIL, translated from the exons ATGGGCTCCGAAGGATCAAGTGTTGTTG TGCCTAGGAATTTCAGATTACTGGAAGAGCTTGAGAGAGGAGAGAAGGGGATTGGAGATGGAACTGTCAGCTATGGAATGGATGATGCTGATGACATTTACATGCAGTCGTGGACAGGAACAATAATTGGACCCCCAAAT ACTGTTCATGAAGGTCGTATCTACCAGTTGAAATTGTTTTGTGGAAAGGATTATCCAGATAATCCACCAAGCATAAGGTTCCAAACCCGGATAAACATGACTTGTGTCAATCCTGAAACTGGAGTG GTTGAACCTAGTCTTTTCCCTATGCTTGCTAAATGGCGGAGGGAGTGTACAATGGAGGACATATTGACtcaattgaaaaaagaaatgatgtcACCACAAAACCGGAAGCTTGCTCAGCCTCCTGAAG GAAATGAAGAAGCAAGGATGGATCAAAAAGGGCTCGTGCTAAAATGCTGTATTCTCTAA